From Flavobacterium alkalisoli, the proteins below share one genomic window:
- a CDS encoding FecR family protein, translated as MDKKEIEEKLKGVWEEKPVMQPKEKKEASWNDFSGQVFPAKRRRANKIRYLVAACLVIGLSLTALLTLTDISGNGSSMAYTVIGNPTGMMKKVELPDHSIVELEPDATIEYRDDFSQRRDIIIKGTAFFRVQKDKKHPFRVFCGQTTTTVLGTSFNLKDDTGTVTVQLYEGKVQMSVANNASKWILAPGEEFTYDTNTVNVKAFERFRDFDGEKMSAIIQYIKENYGYRVEMPAGYINQEITLRINKKEELSGILTIIGQMYNLTPTVNEELKQITFR; from the coding sequence ATGGATAAAAAAGAAATCGAAGAGAAGTTAAAGGGTGTCTGGGAAGAAAAACCAGTAATGCAGCCTAAAGAGAAGAAAGAGGCTTCCTGGAATGACTTTTCCGGGCAGGTATTTCCTGCTAAGAGGCGCCGGGCTAATAAAATAAGGTATTTAGTTGCTGCCTGCCTTGTTATTGGTTTATCGTTGACCGCATTGTTAACCTTAACGGATATCTCTGGCAACGGCAGCAGTATGGCTTATACGGTTATCGGGAATCCGACAGGTATGATGAAAAAGGTGGAATTGCCGGATCACTCGATAGTGGAGCTTGAACCTGATGCCACGATAGAATACAGGGATGATTTTTCACAAAGACGAGACATCATAATAAAGGGTACTGCTTTTTTTAGGGTACAAAAAGATAAAAAACATCCTTTCCGGGTTTTCTGCGGGCAAACCACCACCACGGTACTGGGTACCTCATTTAACCTTAAAGATGATACCGGAACGGTTACCGTACAGCTTTATGAAGGTAAAGTCCAGATGAGTGTAGCGAATAATGCCAGCAAATGGATACTGGCACCGGGTGAAGAATTTACTTATGATACCAACACCGTAAATGTGAAGGCATTTGAGCGTTTCAGGGATTTTGACGGTGAAAAGATGAGTGCAATAATTCAATATATAAAGGAGAATTACGGATATCGCGTGGAAATGCCCGCCGGTTATATTAACCAAGAGATTACCCTTCGCATAAATAAAAAGGAAGAACTCTCAGGTATCCTTACCATTATAGGCCAAATGTATAACCTAACACCTACAGTAAATGAAGAACTGAAACAAATCACTTTCAGGTAA
- a CDS encoding RNA polymerase sigma factor, which yields MNNKDLIKNLKRGNPKTFKKVYLDSYDRLIQVAKKFKFKFLTPEDFVQETFLHLYKKRELLNEEILFDKQLFVICRNIIINHVNRENKVIPLEPLVPLQEEESEETDIQQLEYRRKQLYALLEQLPEQQRKIFTLHKLNNYSYEEIAEITSLSEKTIANHIYLANKFIQKKLGSA from the coding sequence ATGAACAACAAGGACCTTATCAAAAACCTTAAGCGCGGCAACCCCAAGACATTTAAGAAAGTGTATCTGGATAGTTATGACCGACTGATACAGGTGGCGAAAAAATTTAAATTTAAATTTCTTACCCCTGAGGATTTTGTACAGGAAACCTTTCTACACCTCTATAAAAAACGGGAATTATTAAATGAAGAGATACTTTTTGATAAGCAGCTCTTTGTTATCTGCAGGAATATAATTATCAATCACGTTAACAGAGAAAACAAAGTTATACCGCTCGAACCCTTAGTGCCCCTGCAAGAGGAAGAAAGTGAAGAAACTGATATTCAGCAACTGGAATACAGAAGAAAACAGCTGTATGCGCTTTTGGAGCAGCTTCCTGAGCAGCAGCGTAAAATCTTTACCCTGCATAAGCTTAATAACTATTCCTATGAGGAAATAGCGGAAATCACCAGTCTCTCTGAAAAGACTATTGCCAACCATATTTACCTGGCAAATAAATTTATTCAAAAAAAATTAGGTTCAGCTTAG
- a CDS encoding Crp/Fnr family transcriptional regulator: MFRTPKNQYLVQQGDEAKYEYLIMSGIFTVFYLDQDGKEHIVQFATENWRMSDYIAYFNQKHANMYVLCMEPGEVLCLTFEGREQLSLGPHKM; encoded by the coding sequence ATCTTCCGAACGCCAAAAAATCAATACCTGGTCCAGCAGGGCGATGAGGCAAAATACGAATATTTGATCATGAGCGGTATTTTCACGGTATTCTATCTTGATCAGGACGGAAAAGAGCACATCGTGCAGTTCGCAACCGAAAACTGGCGGATGTCGGACTATATTGCCTATTTTAATCAGAAGCATGCCAATATGTATGTCCTGTGTATGGAGCCAGGAGAGGTGCTGTGCCTTACCTTTGAGGGCAGGGAACAACTGTCGCTGGGCCCGCATAAAATGTAA
- a CDS encoding GNAT family N-acetyltransferase, which produces MLQKGLHSQYLFVRPDFRKTGIATQLLTEAKNYVRRNNGKGLALETAKDNPARALYEKMGWKQDRDYLHYYCTV; this is translated from the coding sequence ATGCTGCAAAAAGGATTACATTCTCAATACCTGTTTGTAAGGCCCGATTTCAGGAAAACGGGTATCGCAACGCAGCTGTTAACGGAAGCTAAAAATTACGTACGCCGTAATAATGGCAAAGGTCTGGCACTTGAAACAGCAAAAGATAACCCTGCACGGGCACTTTATGAGAAAATGGGATGGAAACAGGACCGGGATTATTTACACTACTATTGTACGGTATAA
- a CDS encoding helix-turn-helix domain-containing protein, whose amino-acid sequence MQPYRFKTISDYHQFRGLPKPEHPLISVINFESIPYIRDDEPKAILQDYYAIALKNNVNCRMKYGQQDYDFDEGAMLFIAPGQLFSVQADGELTHTGWMLLVHPDFLWNFPLAKTIRRYDYFGYSVNEALFLSEKEELTITSILRNIEQEYRNNIDKFSQSIIITQIETLLNYAKRFYQRQFITRQIANSQILERLEELLNAYYDGDAAAEKGLPTVKFIAQSLNLSPNYLNGLLKAQTGQSTQQHIHDRLIEKAKERLSTTELSVSEIAYELGYEHTQSFSKIFKSKTNQSPLEFRAGFK is encoded by the coding sequence ATGCAACCGTATCGTTTTAAAACAATCAGTGATTATCATCAGTTCAGGGGCCTGCCCAAACCGGAGCATCCTCTTATAAGCGTGATTAATTTTGAGTCGATACCCTATATCAGGGATGATGAACCTAAGGCTATATTACAAGACTATTATGCTATTGCCTTAAAAAATAATGTTAACTGTAGAATGAAATACGGGCAGCAGGATTATGATTTTGATGAGGGAGCAATGCTTTTTATAGCACCGGGTCAGTTGTTTTCTGTTCAGGCAGATGGTGAACTAACACATACGGGATGGATGTTGCTTGTCCATCCCGATTTTCTATGGAATTTTCCGCTGGCAAAAACAATCAGAAGATATGACTATTTTGGCTATTCGGTTAACGAAGCTTTATTTCTCTCAGAGAAGGAAGAACTCACCATTACTTCGATTCTCAGGAATATCGAACAGGAATACAGAAATAATATTGATAAGTTTAGCCAGAGTATTATAATTACACAGATAGAAACCCTTCTAAACTATGCTAAACGCTTTTACCAACGCCAGTTTATTACACGTCAAATCGCAAATTCCCAGATACTGGAGCGTCTAGAAGAACTATTAAATGCCTATTACGATGGTGATGCAGCAGCAGAGAAGGGATTGCCTACCGTTAAATTTATTGCCCAGTCCCTGAATTTATCCCCTAACTATTTAAATGGTCTCCTGAAAGCGCAAACCGGACAGAGTACGCAACAGCACATTCATGACCGGCTGATTGAGAAAGCAAAAGAGCGATTATCCACTACCGAACTCTCAGTTAGTGAGATAGCTTATGAACTTGGTTACGAGCACACGCAGAGCTTTAGTAAGATCTTTAAGAGCAAAACCAATCAAAGCCCGCTCGAGTTTAGGGCAGGTTTTAAGTAG
- a CDS encoding NAD(P)H-binding protein — protein MKIIVTGSLGNISRPLTEKLVQKGHVVVVVSSRAARQKDIESLGAMAAIGSLQDTGFLEATFKDADVVYTMVPPANYFDHSLDLISYYRRLANSYLQAIRQSGVKRVINLSSIGAHLEKGNGILEGTYQVEQLLNRLPPEVAITHIRPTEFYYNLLPHAHSAKNNGYIAMNIGKDVVNAWVSPRDIAGVIAEEISLAVPGRKVRYVASEEITYKELIGILGKAVGDEELQWQELTDEQMTQGLVGVGMNPQIAMKMAEMYAAIHSGLLYEDYDRNRPAVMGSVKMADFAKDFAHAYSQL, from the coding sequence ATGAAAATTATCGTAACAGGTTCCTTGGGGAACATTAGCAGGCCACTTACAGAGAAGTTGGTACAAAAAGGACACGTTGTAGTTGTGGTTAGCAGCAGGGCAGCGAGACAGAAAGATATAGAAAGCCTCGGGGCAATGGCTGCGATAGGTTCGCTACAGGATACAGGTTTTCTTGAAGCCACTTTTAAGGATGCCGATGTCGTATATACCATGGTTCCGCCGGCCAATTACTTTGACCATAGTCTTGATTTAATTAGTTATTACCGTAGGTTGGCAAACAGTTATCTACAGGCTATCAGGCAGTCAGGGGTAAAACGGGTCATTAACCTCAGCTCCATTGGCGCCCATCTGGAAAAAGGCAACGGTATCCTTGAGGGCACCTATCAGGTAGAGCAGCTGTTAAACCGGTTACCGCCGGAGGTAGCCATTACCCATATCCGTCCGACCGAATTTTATTACAATCTGCTGCCACATGCCCATTCGGCAAAAAATAATGGATATATTGCAATGAATATAGGCAAGGACGTGGTAAATGCATGGGTTTCACCCAGAGACATCGCAGGTGTTATTGCTGAAGAGATCTCCCTGGCGGTACCTGGCAGAAAAGTCCGTTATGTGGCCAGTGAAGAAATTACCTATAAGGAACTGATTGGCATTCTAGGTAAGGCTGTAGGGGATGAGGAACTGCAATGGCAGGAGCTTACTGATGAGCAAATGACACAAGGGCTGGTGGGTGTAGGAATGAACCCTCAAATTGCGATGAAAATGGCTGAAATGTATGCTGCTATTCATAGTGGCCTACTGTATGAAGATTACGATCGTAACAGGCCGGCGGTAATGGGTAGCGTTAAAATGGCAGATTTTGCAAAAGATTTTGCACATGCTTACAGTCAGCTATAA
- a CDS encoding helix-turn-helix domain-containing protein produces the protein MDKIFRLNSVAEFHALCNLPEPEHPLISLIDYSKVHYPFEENYISWIQNFYSIGLKRNVTAKFNYGQQVYDFNKGLLSFISPLQFLRLEVNQKVSVEPNGWLLLIHPDFLWNTSLAKKIKSYDFFGYAANEALFLSETEEKAIEHILLSMEREYQSPIDKFSQDLIVNQVERLLIYAERFYERQFITRKKSGYDLLEMFEHILSRYFDRKEGLERGIPTVNAVAEELNISPNYLGTLLRTHTRQTTQQHIQEKIVAHAKERLSTTAISVSELAYELGFEYPQSFSKLFRQKTRQSPTEFRKAFH, from the coding sequence ATGGACAAGATATTCCGTTTGAACTCGGTGGCAGAATTTCATGCCTTGTGTAATCTTCCTGAGCCCGAGCATCCGCTTATCAGTCTTATCGATTACAGCAAGGTGCACTATCCTTTTGAAGAGAACTATATCAGTTGGATCCAGAATTTTTATTCAATAGGGCTAAAGCGAAATGTAACTGCTAAATTTAACTATGGGCAGCAGGTATACGACTTTAATAAGGGACTGCTCAGTTTCATCTCGCCGCTTCAGTTCTTGAGGCTTGAAGTCAATCAAAAGGTGAGCGTGGAACCCAACGGCTGGCTACTTTTGATTCATCCGGATTTTTTATGGAACACGTCGCTGGCAAAGAAAATAAAGTCTTATGATTTCTTCGGGTATGCAGCTAACGAAGCCCTTTTCCTTTCCGAGACGGAAGAAAAAGCGATTGAACATATCTTGCTAAGCATGGAGCGTGAGTATCAGTCGCCGATTGACAAATTCAGCCAGGACCTTATAGTAAACCAGGTAGAAAGGCTTTTAATTTATGCAGAACGGTTCTATGAGCGCCAGTTTATTACCCGAAAAAAGTCCGGATATGATCTGCTGGAAATGTTTGAACATATCCTCAGTCGTTATTTTGACAGGAAAGAAGGCCTGGAGCGAGGTATCCCTACGGTAAATGCGGTGGCAGAAGAACTGAATATTTCTCCAAACTATCTGGGTACTCTTCTACGTACTCATACCCGGCAGACTACCCAGCAGCATATTCAGGAGAAAATAGTTGCTCATGCCAAAGAGCGACTCAGTACTACTGCTATATCAGTGAGTGAACTAGCCTACGAGCTGGGTTTTGAGTATCCGCAGTCCTTCAGTAAGCTGTTCAGGCAGAAGACCCGACAATCCCCGACAGAATTCCGTAAAGCATTCCATTAA
- a CDS encoding lipocalin-like domain-containing protein: MKNNNLEEAYKLLSAKLQIQNTATPLFGENPGGLLIFTENMRFNVVLHDLDVPKFRTEDRSLGSCEELKAAVKGALALYGTYSVDEHGDFTGQHVIGCTFPNWNGLERRSNELTLERKGGLLVEHLPLENDAFVLIEWQRIED, from the coding sequence ATGAAAAACAATAATCTAGAGGAAGCTTATAAACTCCTATCTGCAAAACTTCAAATTCAGAATACTGCTACGCCGTTATTTGGCGAAAATCCGGGAGGATTACTAATATTCACCGAAAATATGCGGTTTAATGTGGTGTTACATGACCTGGATGTTCCAAAATTCAGAACAGAAGACAGAAGCCTGGGCAGTTGTGAAGAGTTGAAGGCTGCGGTCAAAGGGGCTCTGGCACTATATGGTACCTACAGTGTTGATGAGCACGGAGATTTTACCGGCCAGCATGTTATCGGTTGTACGTTCCCTAACTGGAATGGTCTTGAGAGAAGGAGTAATGAGCTTACCCTTGAGCGAAAGGGAGGCCTCTTGGTAGAGCATTTACCATTGGAGAATGATGCCTTTGTCCTTATCGAATGGCAGCGTATCGAAGATTAA
- a CDS encoding SDR family NAD(P)-dependent oxidoreductase: protein MNKIAVVTGGSRGLGKDMALNLAKKGLDVIVTYHSKEEQALKVVSEIESIGQKAHALQLDTGKAGTFDFFFSELTKVLNTGFATDKFDFLVNNAGIGVTAAFADTSEEDFDSLIDIQFKGPFFLTQKALPHMNDGGGIVNISTGLTRIILPYYPAYSSTKAAMENLTKYLAKDLGVRGIRVNIVAPGAIETDFAGGMVRDNAEMNSHIASHTALGRVGLPTDIGSVVAFLCSEDAKWITAQRIEVSGGQML, encoded by the coding sequence ATGAACAAAATTGCAGTAGTTACCGGGGGAAGCCGGGGATTAGGAAAGGATATGGCGCTAAACCTTGCTAAAAAGGGTCTGGATGTTATTGTGACCTATCACAGTAAAGAAGAGCAGGCTCTTAAAGTAGTTTCAGAAATTGAAAGTATAGGCCAAAAAGCACATGCACTGCAGCTAGATACAGGAAAAGCAGGAACATTTGATTTCTTTTTCAGCGAGCTGACAAAAGTGTTGAACACCGGCTTCGCTACGGATAAATTTGATTTCCTTGTTAATAATGCCGGTATCGGCGTAACCGCCGCATTTGCGGATACCAGTGAGGAAGATTTTGATTCTTTAATCGATATTCAGTTTAAAGGCCCTTTTTTCCTTACGCAAAAAGCCTTGCCGCATATGAATGACGGAGGGGGTATTGTAAATATATCGACCGGTCTTACCCGTATCATCCTGCCTTACTATCCGGCGTATTCTTCGACAAAGGCCGCAATGGAAAACCTGACTAAGTATCTCGCCAAAGATTTGGGCGTGCGCGGCATTCGCGTCAATATTGTGGCACCTGGTGCTATTGAGACTGATTTTGCTGGCGGGATGGTTCGCGACAATGCCGAGATGAACAGCCATATAGCATCACATACTGCTTTAGGCCGTGTAGGGCTGCCTACCGACATAGGAAGCGTCGTAGCGTTTTTATGCTCTGAGGATGCGAAGTGGATCACCGCACAGCGTATTGAGGTCTCAGGAGGGCAGATGCTATAA
- a CDS encoding helix-turn-helix domain-containing protein: protein MKTTTSLAEFYAQIKTDNPHIATDQLGHFNVFEIEKVHRSMASSPVMPYDKRTYFKISLIKGANKVEYADKTLFIERYGLLFATPKIPYSFNPVSEEQSGFFCVFTYDFLASENISEKLDMLPVFRQGATPVFEITEQDYDVISLIYRKMQEELDSDYVYRYDLLRNYVLELVHKGQKLMPEQSKLGVLSAGKRIVSLFIELLERQFPIDSPKQRLQLRKAEDYAARLAIHVNHLNKTLKEETSFSTKQFINLRIAQEAKTLLRETDWPVAVIAECLAFEEISHFSNFFKKQTGESPVKFRAALII, encoded by the coding sequence ATGAAGACTACAACGTCCCTTGCGGAGTTTTATGCCCAGATAAAGACGGATAATCCACATATTGCCACGGATCAATTGGGTCATTTCAATGTTTTTGAAATAGAAAAAGTGCATAGGAGTATGGCAAGTTCCCCTGTGATGCCCTATGATAAGCGAACCTATTTTAAAATCAGCCTCATTAAAGGTGCCAACAAAGTGGAATATGCCGATAAGACACTTTTCATAGAGCGCTACGGGCTTTTGTTTGCCACTCCCAAAATACCCTACAGTTTTAATCCGGTTAGTGAGGAGCAGTCCGGATTTTTCTGTGTTTTTACATACGATTTTTTAGCGAGTGAGAACATAAGTGAAAAACTGGATATGCTACCTGTATTCAGGCAGGGCGCCACACCTGTATTTGAAATAACAGAACAAGATTATGACGTCATCAGCCTTATCTACAGAAAGATGCAGGAAGAGCTGGATTCTGACTATGTTTATCGGTATGACCTGTTGCGAAATTACGTGCTGGAGCTTGTACACAAAGGGCAGAAATTAATGCCTGAACAGTCCAAACTGGGTGTGCTTAGTGCCGGTAAAAGGATAGTAAGTCTTTTTATAGAACTTTTAGAGCGTCAGTTTCCTATTGATAGTCCCAAACAGCGGCTGCAGTTAAGAAAGGCTGAAGACTATGCAGCTCGCTTGGCCATACATGTGAACCATCTTAATAAGACCCTTAAAGAAGAGACTTCCTTCAGTACCAAGCAGTTCATTAACCTCCGTATTGCCCAGGAGGCAAAAACTCTGCTAAGGGAGACGGACTGGCCAGTAGCTGTTATTGCAGAGTGCCTTGCTTTTGAGGAGATCTCTCATTTTTCAAACTTTTTCAAAAAGCAGACAGGAGAAAGCCCGGTTAAGTTTCGTGCTGCCTTGATAATTTGA
- a CDS encoding Atu4866 domain-containing protein — protein MKNKSIIAFIIIVVSFWFVSCSTKTPNAKLTEVNKSKDLVALQFEKWKNGEESFFELLDEDVIWTVSGRSPVSGVYSSKDDFLENAVKPIMERFTTPLKPKLISLSCDEDYVWLHFKAQASTVKGQLYENTYVWKMQLKNNRIVSGVAFLDTYELSELMTSIKKKTMEKNNKYVGMWVTKDGHIRQQLLPDGRYDEARGNRRSAYRGSYTVSGNHIDYVDDSGFTADGEFVDEKTLHHGGYIFYKEE, from the coding sequence ATGAAAAATAAGAGTATAATAGCTTTTATAATAATCGTCGTTTCATTTTGGTTTGTTTCCTGTTCAACAAAGACTCCCAATGCAAAACTTACAGAAGTGAATAAATCAAAAGACCTGGTTGCCCTGCAATTTGAGAAGTGGAAAAACGGGGAGGAAAGTTTTTTTGAACTTCTGGATGAGGATGTTATATGGACTGTTTCTGGCCGCTCGCCGGTTTCCGGCGTATATAGTAGTAAGGACGACTTTTTGGAGAATGCGGTCAAACCGATAATGGAGCGTTTCACAACCCCCCTGAAGCCAAAACTCATAAGCCTGAGCTGTGATGAGGATTATGTATGGCTTCATTTTAAGGCACAGGCCAGCACAGTTAAAGGGCAGCTTTATGAAAACACCTATGTGTGGAAAATGCAGCTGAAAAATAACAGGATCGTAAGCGGAGTTGCATTTTTGGATACTTATGAACTGTCGGAACTAATGACCTCAATTAAAAAGAAAACAATGGAAAAAAATAATAAATATGTTGGAATGTGGGTGACCAAAGATGGTCATATCCGACAACAATTGCTTCCAGACGGACGTTATGATGAGGCACGGGGTAACCGTAGAAGCGCATACCGCGGAAGCTATACGGTTTCGGGGAATCATATTGACTATGTGGATGATAGCGGATTTACGGCAGATGGAGAATTTGTAGATGAAAAAACCCTGCATCATGGCGGATACATTTTTTACAAAGAAGAATAA
- a CDS encoding SDR family oxidoreductase, which translates to MENIQGKVIAVTGASSGIGEAIARHLSGLGAKVVLGARRTDKLQRITDDIAEKGGVAAYRKLDVTQPDAMKAFVDFTVAEFGTIDVFVNNAGLMPLSMINSYKIGEWHKMIDVNIKGILHGIAATLPVFEQKDSGQFINITSVGDRWVGPTSTVYSATKFAVRAISEGLRQEVSENIRVTIVAPGATESELAETISDPALKKLAIEKFRTNLLPAEAIAKAVAYVVSQPGDVDVNELVVRPTAQKSL; encoded by the coding sequence ATGGAAAACATTCAGGGAAAAGTAATTGCAGTTACAGGGGCAAGCAGTGGTATTGGCGAAGCTATAGCCCGTCACCTTTCAGGACTTGGGGCCAAAGTTGTTTTGGGAGCAAGACGTACTGATAAGCTACAGCGTATTACAGATGACATTGCTGAAAAAGGCGGAGTGGCGGCCTATAGAAAATTAGATGTGACACAACCCGATGCAATGAAAGCATTTGTTGATTTTACCGTAGCGGAATTTGGAACAATAGATGTATTTGTAAATAATGCAGGACTGATGCCTCTTTCGATGATCAATAGTTATAAGATTGGAGAATGGCATAAAATGATCGATGTGAATATTAAAGGCATACTGCACGGCATTGCTGCCACACTGCCTGTTTTTGAACAGAAGGATAGCGGTCAGTTTATCAATATTACCTCAGTTGGGGACCGCTGGGTAGGACCCACCTCTACAGTCTACAGTGCTACAAAATTTGCAGTGAGGGCTATTTCAGAGGGTTTACGTCAGGAAGTAAGTGAGAACATACGGGTAACTATAGTAGCACCGGGTGCTACCGAATCTGAATTAGCGGAAACCATTTCAGACCCGGCACTAAAGAAGTTGGCCATAGAAAAATTCAGGACCAATCTCTTACCTGCCGAGGCTATAGCCAAAGCGGTTGCCTATGTGGTTTCTCAGCCTGGCGATGTGGATGTAAATGAACTTGTGGTAAGGCCTACTGCTCAAAAATCATTATAA
- a CDS encoding cation:proton antiporter domain-containing protein — MDEVLNTILFAMIGLQLVSMPFLREYWLLGIVGILILLVARMASVSLPTLFVLGKLRLSNLFTLTWADLRGGISIAMALSLPVSPFRESILSCCYFIVLFSIIGQGLTINWVVKRMSN, encoded by the coding sequence ATTGATGAGGTGCTTAATACTATCCTGTTTGCAATGATTGGCCTGCAATTAGTATCAATGCCTTTTCTGCGGGAATACTGGCTGTTAGGTATTGTAGGTATTTTAATTCTGCTCGTAGCAAGGATGGCCAGTGTATCATTGCCAACCTTGTTTGTTTTGGGCAAACTAAGATTAAGTAACCTTTTCACCTTAACCTGGGCAGACCTTCGAGGAGGTATTTCCATAGCTATGGCACTGTCTTTACCTGTCTCACCATTTAGGGAAAGTATACTTTCCTGCTGTTATTTTATTGTGCTATTCTCCATTATAGGCCAAGGTCTCACTATTAATTGGGTAGTAAAGCGGATGAGTAATTAA
- a CDS encoding winged helix-turn-helix transcriptional regulator, with product MYERKTIPNLNCGLDLIGEVLYGKWKIRLLWFIDQGHKRPSELQRKIPDASRRVLNIQLKELEDHELVSKIIYPVVPPKVEYSLTDFGKTLIPVIAAIGNWGDEHEERLRSLILKRLG from the coding sequence ATGTATGAGAGAAAAACAATACCTAATCTTAATTGTGGCCTTGATTTGATAGGTGAAGTACTTTATGGCAAGTGGAAGATACGTTTGCTTTGGTTTATCGATCAGGGGCATAAGCGTCCAAGCGAATTACAGCGTAAAATACCCGATGCTTCACGAAGGGTTTTAAATATACAATTAAAGGAATTAGAAGACCATGAGCTTGTCTCAAAGATTATTTATCCTGTTGTACCTCCAAAAGTAGAATACAGTCTAACAGATTTTGGCAAAACACTCATTCCTGTAATTGCTGCTATAGGGAATTGGGGAGATGAGCATGAAGAGCGTTTACGGTCGCTCATTTTAAAACGTTTAGGTTAA
- a CDS encoding SDR family oxidoreductase codes for MDYQNELSGKIALVTGGTKGTGKAIAERLLQAGATVITTARNFPEDENSQLRFIPSDLSKAEDAQKLVNEVLSIYGRLDILVNNMGSSTTPAGGFNALSDEDWVSTLKANLLAPVRLDRAFLPQMIEKKSGVIIHIASIQGILPLYDSTLPYAAAKAALRNYSKSLSNEVTPQGVRVLTVSPGWINTSASKAWLGEIARNANTTIEEAQQSVMNALGGIPYGRPAEPEEVAELIGFLVSPRANYLTGTEYVIDGGTVPTI; via the coding sequence ATGGATTATCAAAACGAATTATCAGGCAAAATTGCTTTAGTAACAGGAGGTACAAAAGGAACCGGAAAAGCAATTGCAGAAAGGCTGCTTCAGGCAGGCGCAACAGTAATTACTACTGCCCGAAACTTTCCTGAAGACGAAAACAGCCAGCTCCGTTTTATCCCTTCTGATTTGAGTAAAGCGGAAGATGCACAAAAACTGGTTAACGAAGTACTCTCCATTTACGGGAGACTGGATATCCTTGTAAACAACATGGGTTCTTCAACAACACCTGCCGGTGGCTTTAACGCTTTAAGTGATGAAGACTGGGTATCAACCCTAAAAGCCAATTTGCTGGCTCCCGTTCGGCTGGACAGGGCATTTTTACCGCAAATGATAGAAAAAAAGAGCGGTGTTATTATACATATAGCCTCTATTCAGGGCATACTGCCCTTATATGATTCTACCCTGCCTTATGCCGCTGCAAAAGCAGCGCTGAGAAATTACAGTAAAAGCTTATCCAATGAAGTTACACCACAAGGCGTCCGCGTACTAACGGTTTCTCCCGGATGGATAAATACATCGGCATCGAAAGCATGGTTGGGCGAAATTGCAAGAAACGCAAACACTACCATAGAAGAAGCCCAACAAAGTGTTATGAATGCTCTTGGTGGAATACCTTATGGCAGGCCAGCAGAACCGGAAGAAGTAGCCGAATTAATTGGTTTCCTTGTTTCACCCAGAGCCAATTATTTGACCGGAACTGAATATGTAATAGATGGCGGTACGGTACCGACAATTTAA
- a CDS encoding nuclear transport factor 2 family protein, with protein sequence MNLPKVIADLVDAQNSFDSVAYANCFFETATVFDEGKTHSGRQEIQYWIDEANKKYRTVMKPLTYIENGTASILSAECSGTFPGSPITLKFHFDIVDQQIQHLKVTE encoded by the coding sequence ATGAATTTACCAAAAGTAATTGCAGACTTGGTTGATGCGCAAAACAGTTTTGATAGTGTTGCCTATGCCAATTGTTTTTTTGAAACTGCCACCGTATTTGATGAAGGCAAAACGCATTCCGGAAGACAGGAAATACAGTACTGGATTGACGAGGCGAACAAAAAATACAGGACCGTGATGAAACCTCTTACATATATCGAAAATGGCACGGCAAGTATCTTGTCAGCCGAGTGTTCCGGCACTTTCCCGGGAAGCCCAATTACACTAAAATTTCATTTTGATATTGTTGATCAACAAATCCAGCATTTAAAAGTGACCGAATAA